The Phaeobacter sp. A36a-5a genomic interval AGCACGATATCAAAGCGGTAGGCAATCATGTCGAACGGCAGCGTCTCGTTCATGTCGAGCCGCGCAATCAGTTGCTGAACGGCGGCGGGATCGGGGATGGTGCTAACGATAGGGCAGCGGGCAATCAGCGGATCGCCCTCGAAGTAGAGCTGAGTGATCAGCCGCTGCGCAAAGGCGCGGCCAAACACCGAAACGTGTATATGTGCAGGCCGCCAGTCGTTTATGCCATTGCGCCAGGGGTAGGCCCCCGGTTTCACTGTGCGAAAGGCATAGGCGCCCTGATCATCGGTCAGAACACGACCGCAGCCGCCAAAATTGGGGTCCAATGCACCCAGATAGCCGTCCTTTTTATGGCGGTAGCGGCCCGAGGCATTGGCTTGCCAGATCTCGACCAGTGTATTGGGAACGGGACGTGCGTTTTCGTCCAGAACACGCCCATGCAGCAATATGCGCTCGCCGATCGGACTGCCGCCATCGTGGGCGAAATTGGTCAGAAGGTCATTGTCTCCGGGCGCGATATCGCTGGGCGCAAACGTCGGGCCGGTGATTTCGCTGGCAGTGTTTTCGAGGCTGAGCAGCGGCAATCGGGGGGATCGGCTGACCGAGGTTTTGTAGTCCGGCGTGAAGGCAGGAGGGTGCCAGCGGCGGTCGCGGGTAAAATAATCAGGGGGCGTCACAGCTGTCTCCTGCGGGGGGGGCGTCGCCTCGTTCTTCGGCGGCCATTTCGGCATAGGTTCTCTTGGCGAGCTTCAGCGCATGATTGGCGCGCGGCACCCCCGCGTAGATGGCAACATGTTGGAAAACTTCAGCAATATCTTCGGGCGTTGCACCGGTATTTGCGGTTGCGCGTATGTGCATCGGGATCTCATCGAAATTGCCGAGCGCCGCAAGAAGGGCCAGCGTCAGCATCGAGCGTTCGCGTCGGCTGATCTGCTCAGAGGCCCAGACTGTCCCCCAGGCTGCTTCGGTAATCAGGGACTGGAAAGGCGCATCCAGCGCTGTTGTCGCAGCATCTGCGCGGGCCACATGGGCTTCGCCCAATACCTCGCGACGAACCTTCATCCCTGCGTCATACTGCGGCTTGTGCATATGCTCCTCCATGGATTATCCCTTATCTCATATCGTAAATGGTCTGTATAATCCCCTTGTGTGGATATTTTTATGTCGAAAATGATATGCGCCTTTCATCTCAGCTGAAGCTCCGCCATCTGGAGGTCTTTGTCGAGGTTGCCAGAAAGATGAGCGTGACCCAAGCGGCGGAGCGCCTGGGCATGACCCAGCCGGCAGTGACGCGGGCGCTGCGCGAATTGGAAGCGGTCTGCGATAAACCTCTGGTCGAGAAACACGGTCGCGGCATTCGACTCTCCAGCTATGGTGAGATGTTCAGGGACTATGCGGGGCGCAGTCTGGCCCTGACACGCGACGGTGTCGAATTGCTACGTGGGATGGACGAGGCCGCAGGATCCAAGGTCGCGATTGGGGCTTTGCCGACGGTCTCGGCAACCGTTGTCCCGGAGGCACTGGCCAATATCTGGACGCAGGGCGCGCGCAACCGGTTTTCCGTCATGTCGGGAGACAATCACCATCTGCTGGATCTGTTGCGGCGCGGAGAGCTGGATGTGGTCGTAGGGCGACTACCGGCACCCGAAAATATGGTGGGCCTGGATTTCGATCCGCTGTTCCGTGAGCGGGTAACCGTGGTCGTCGCACCGGGCCATCCGCTGACGGAGCTGGCACCGCAGGATCTCCCCTATGCGCTGTTCGGCGCGTTTCCGGTTTTGATGCCGCCGCCGAAGTCAATTATTCGCCCTTCGGTTGAACGCATGTTCCTGGAACAGGGCATTTCGATGCCTGACGCCGCCATTGAAACAGTCTCGTCGACGTTTGGGCGCCAGTTCACATTGGCACATCAGGCGGTCTGGATCATCAGCCATGGGGTGGTGAAATCTGACCTCGCCAGCGGCGCCCTGGTAGAGCTGCCGCTGGACACTGACAGCACTCTTGGGCCGGTCGGGCTCTGCCTGCGGAGTGAGCACCGCTTGTCGGCAGCGGCCGCGAGATTCTGCGCTGCGCTAAAGAGCGTCTGCGGCTGACTGGTCACCTCGCGCACCGGTTCGGCCCAAGATTGCGCCGCGAATGGTAGAGGCATTTTTCGAATGCGGTAGCCTGTTTTTCTGGAGCTGACGCAGTGTCGCGCGGATTGACAGGTGAATTTCAACCTCTCTACTCTGGGTTTAATCGCAGCGGCGTTTTGGCTTGAGGAGGTCTGAAACGCATAGGACCTGCGCAAAAAGAAAAGCCGCCTTGAACGGGTGGGGGAGGACGATTTGGACGGAGTGCAGCTGCTGGTCAGCGGGCTCGCGAACGGCTGTGTTTACGGTCTGATCGCGCTTGGCTTCGTGTTGATCTACAAGGCGACCGAGGCGGTCAATTTCGCTCAGGGCGATTTCATGATGCTTGGCGCCTTCGTTACGCTGGGACTGACCAATGCTGAATATCTGGACTTACCCTTCTGGGTCGCGGCACCGCTGTCGATCGCAATCATGGCCGGGCTTGGGTATCTGCTTGACCTGCTGATCCTGCGTCATCTCTTTGGGCAGAACCAGACGGCGGTTGTCATCCTGACGATCGCGCTGGGCTTTGTCATCCGCTTCTTTGCCGGTGCGATCTGGGGCCATGAGCCACAGACGCTTGAGAGTCCGCTGGCGCTGGGAGATGTACAGCTTGCCGGCGTCGTTCTGGGGCTGGCCGATATAGCGGTGATTGTTGTCACGGTGCTGTTGACCTGGTCGCTCTACCAGTTCTTTCAGCGCACCAAGCTGGGTCTGGCCATGCAGGCGGCCAGCCAAAACCAGATGGCGGCCTATTTCATGGGCATTCCGGTCAGGCGGGTGCAGGGGCTCATCTGGGGGCTCTCGGGAGCGACGGCGGCTGTTGCGGGCATCCTCTTTGCGTCGAAGGGCGCGATTGATCCAAATGCCGGGCTGCTGGGCATCAAGGCCTTTGCTGCGGCGGTGATCGGTGGCTTCGGCTCGCTTCCGGGTGCGTTGGCGGGCGGGTTGATCGTCGGCGTTATCGAACCTTTTGCCGCGCGTTACCTGGCGGCTG includes:
- the pcaC gene encoding 4-carboxymuconolactone decarboxylase, with the translated sequence MHKPQYDAGMKVRREVLGEAHVARADAATTALDAPFQSLITEAAWGTVWASEQISRRERSMLTLALLAALGNFDEIPMHIRATANTGATPEDIAEVFQHVAIYAGVPRANHALKLAKRTYAEMAAEERGDAPPAGDSCDAP
- a CDS encoding branched-chain amino acid ABC transporter permease, with product MDGVQLLVSGLANGCVYGLIALGFVLIYKATEAVNFAQGDFMMLGAFVTLGLTNAEYLDLPFWVAAPLSIAIMAGLGYLLDLLILRHLFGQNQTAVVILTIALGFVIRFFAGAIWGHEPQTLESPLALGDVQLAGVVLGLADIAVIVVTVLLTWSLYQFFQRTKLGLAMQAASQNQMAAYFMGIPVRRVQGLIWGLSGATAAVAGILFASKGAIDPNAGLLGIKAFAAAVIGGFGSLPGALAGGLIVGVIEPFAARYLAAGYSQIAPYVLLLAVLVFRPHGLFSQVRTKKV
- the pcaQ gene encoding pca operon transcription factor PcaQ → MRLSSQLKLRHLEVFVEVARKMSVTQAAERLGMTQPAVTRALRELEAVCDKPLVEKHGRGIRLSSYGEMFRDYAGRSLALTRDGVELLRGMDEAAGSKVAIGALPTVSATVVPEALANIWTQGARNRFSVMSGDNHHLLDLLRRGELDVVVGRLPAPENMVGLDFDPLFRERVTVVVAPGHPLTELAPQDLPYALFGAFPVLMPPPKSIIRPSVERMFLEQGISMPDAAIETVSSTFGRQFTLAHQAVWIISHGVVKSDLASGALVELPLDTDSTLGPVGLCLRSEHRLSAAAARFCAALKSVCG
- the pcaH gene encoding protocatechuate 3,4-dioxygenase subunit beta; its protein translation is MTPPDYFTRDRRWHPPAFTPDYKTSVSRSPRLPLLSLENTASEITGPTFAPSDIAPGDNDLLTNFAHDGGSPIGERILLHGRVLDENARPVPNTLVEIWQANASGRYRHKKDGYLGALDPNFGGCGRVLTDDQGAYAFRTVKPGAYPWRNGINDWRPAHIHVSVFGRAFAQRLITQLYFEGDPLIARCPIVSTIPDPAAVQQLIARLDMNETLPFDMIAYRFDIVLRGRRSTLFENRPEGN